From a region of the Canis lupus dingo isolate Sandy chromosome 5, ASM325472v2, whole genome shotgun sequence genome:
- the LOC112646773 gene encoding cytochrome c oxidase subunit 4 isoform 1, mitochondrial isoform X2 yields MVRSVVKSEDFALPSYVDRRDYPLPDVAHVKNLSASQKALKEKEKASWSSLSIDEKVELYRIKFNESFAEMNRSTNEWKTVVGTALFFIGFTALILIWEKHYVYGPIPHTFEEEWVAKQTKRMLDMKVSPIQGFSAKWDYDKNEWKK; encoded by the exons ATGGTAA GAAGTGTTGTGAAGAGTGAAGACTTCGCTCTCCCGAGTTATGTCGATCGGCGTGACTATCCCCTGCCTGATGTGGCCCACGTTAAGAACCTCTCTGCCAGCCAGAAGGctttgaaagagaaggagaaggcttcctggagcagCCTCTCCATTGATGAAAAAGTTGAAT TGTACCGCATCAAGTTCAACGAGAGCTTTGCTGAAATGAACAGGAGCACAAATGAATGGAAGACGGTTGTGGGCACCGCCCTGTTCTTTATCGGCTTCACTGCTCTCATTCTCATTTGGGAGAAGCACTATG TGTACGGCCCCATCCCGCACACCTTTGAAGAGGAGTGGGTGGCCAAGCAGACCAAGAGGATGCTTGACATGAAAGTCAGCCCGATTCAGGGCTTCTCAGCCAAGTGGGACTACGACAAGAATGAGTGGAAGAAATAG
- the LOC112646773 gene encoding cytochrome c oxidase subunit 4 isoform 1, mitochondrial isoform X1, with product MLATRVFSLIGKRAFSTSVCVRAHGSVVKSEDFALPSYVDRRDYPLPDVAHVKNLSASQKALKEKEKASWSSLSIDEKVELYRIKFNESFAEMNRSTNEWKTVVGTALFFIGFTALILIWEKHYVYGPIPHTFEEEWVAKQTKRMLDMKVSPIQGFSAKWDYDKNEWKK from the exons ATGTTGGCTACCAGAGTGTTCAGCCTCATTGGCAAGCGGGCGTTTTCCACCTCGGTGTGTGTCCGAGCACATG GAAGTGTTGTGAAGAGTGAAGACTTCGCTCTCCCGAGTTATGTCGATCGGCGTGACTATCCCCTGCCTGATGTGGCCCACGTTAAGAACCTCTCTGCCAGCCAGAAGGctttgaaagagaaggagaaggcttcctggagcagCCTCTCCATTGATGAAAAAGTTGAAT TGTACCGCATCAAGTTCAACGAGAGCTTTGCTGAAATGAACAGGAGCACAAATGAATGGAAGACGGTTGTGGGCACCGCCCTGTTCTTTATCGGCTTCACTGCTCTCATTCTCATTTGGGAGAAGCACTATG TGTACGGCCCCATCCCGCACACCTTTGAAGAGGAGTGGGTGGCCAAGCAGACCAAGAGGATGCTTGACATGAAAGTCAGCCCGATTCAGGGCTTCTCAGCCAAGTGGGACTACGACAAGAATGAGTGGAAGAAATAG